A single region of the Candidatus Binataceae bacterium genome encodes:
- a CDS encoding sugar phosphate nucleotidyltransferase, translating into MAGGDGTRLASLTRAITGHEVPKQFCALLGEHTLLEQTRRRASLAFLPEHTLTVVSRKHEAFYAPLLGDMPNGNVVVQPSNRGTAPALLYSLMRLAAKTPDASVVVMPSDHYLSNEREFMRHVDAAFNVIDGRPELTVMLGMAALTPETSYGWIEPGTSIFNGDFRISAVRSFVGTPPLDTAIDLMRRGSLWNSCVIVARISTLIGLIMMAEPQLYFGFSNIRHLFGSAFEHDAVARLYADAPERSFAHDILTSCPVNLAVMPVRGVAFTDLGEAHRVLDTARRIGITPKWMESAAV; encoded by the coding sequence ATGGCCGGCGGGGATGGTACGCGTCTCGCCTCCTTGACGCGTGCCATCACCGGCCATGAGGTTCCCAAGCAGTTCTGCGCCCTGCTCGGGGAGCATACGCTCCTCGAGCAGACGCGCCGCCGCGCATCGCTCGCGTTCCTGCCCGAGCACACGCTGACGGTAGTATCGCGCAAGCACGAGGCGTTCTACGCACCGCTGCTGGGTGACATGCCGAACGGCAATGTCGTCGTGCAGCCGTCGAATCGCGGCACGGCGCCGGCCCTGCTCTACTCGCTGATGCGGCTTGCGGCGAAGACCCCGGACGCGAGTGTGGTCGTGATGCCATCTGACCACTATCTCAGCAACGAGCGCGAGTTCATGCGGCACGTCGATGCGGCGTTCAACGTCATCGATGGACGCCCCGAGCTGACCGTGATGCTTGGGATGGCGGCACTCACGCCCGAGACTTCTTACGGATGGATCGAGCCGGGAACGTCGATCTTCAACGGCGATTTCAGGATCAGCGCCGTCAGAAGCTTCGTCGGCACGCCTCCGCTCGATACTGCCATCGACCTGATGCGCCGCGGCAGCTTGTGGAACAGCTGCGTCATCGTGGCGCGCATCTCGACTCTGATCGGTCTCATCATGATGGCGGAGCCGCAGCTCTACTTCGGCTTCTCGAACATCCGCCATCTGTTCGGCAGCGCGTTCGAGCACGATGCCGTCGCTCGCCTGTATGCCGATGCGCCCGAGCGCAGCTTCGCTCACGACATCCTGACCTCATGCCCGGTCAACCTCGCCGTGATGCCGGTGCGTGGCGTGGCCTTCACCGATCTCGGCGAGGCGCATCGCGTGCTCGACACCGCCCGGCGCATCGGAATCACGCCGAAGTGGATGGAATCAGCCGCGGTTTGA